The Paenibacillus sp. FSL R7-0204 genome includes a region encoding these proteins:
- a CDS encoding SPFH domain-containing protein — protein MAIIEVVKYDGPPGVFAWKYPNQELGTWTQLIVNESQEAILFKGGQALDSFTAGRHTLSTANIPILSNVVNLPFGGKSPFTAEIWFVNKLNSMNVKWGTSAPLQLQDPKYKIMVAVRAFGQFGVRIEDPRKFLLKLVGTLPVFDQDTMINYFRGLLMSNITELISSYLVHKKISILEINAYVVEISKHIQGRLSSSFLDSGIELNNFYIDSINIPDDDPATQRLKEALAKKAEMDIIGFTYQQERSFDAMEEAAGNPGNAGVGMMNAGLGLGMGFGLAGPAAEIATRMTRSMSLDGSTGSQPAPAASKSCPACGTLNPADARFCTGCGRSLQSPPAVEDKVCHSCGKAVIPGAKFCPHCGEGLILKCTGCGHELKPGQKFCPECGTRAANG, from the coding sequence ATGGCAATTATTGAAGTAGTCAAATATGACGGACCTCCGGGTGTCTTCGCCTGGAAGTATCCGAATCAGGAGCTGGGGACCTGGACACAGCTGATTGTAAATGAATCCCAGGAGGCGATTCTGTTCAAGGGCGGGCAGGCGCTGGATTCGTTCACAGCAGGACGCCACACCTTAAGCACAGCGAATATTCCAATTCTGTCGAATGTAGTGAACCTGCCGTTCGGCGGCAAGTCACCGTTCACCGCAGAGATATGGTTTGTGAACAAGCTGAACTCCATGAATGTGAAGTGGGGGACTAGTGCACCGCTGCAGCTACAGGACCCTAAATACAAGATCATGGTAGCTGTTCGCGCCTTCGGACAGTTTGGCGTGCGGATCGAAGATCCCCGCAAATTTCTGCTGAAGCTGGTAGGAACGCTACCGGTCTTCGATCAGGATACGATGATTAATTATTTCCGCGGCCTGCTAATGTCTAATATTACTGAACTTATTTCTTCTTATCTGGTGCACAAAAAAATCAGCATCCTGGAGATCAACGCCTACGTGGTTGAAATCTCCAAGCATATTCAGGGGCGCTTGTCCTCCTCCTTCCTGGATAGCGGCATTGAACTTAATAATTTCTATATTGATTCGATCAATATTCCTGATGATGATCCGGCAACCCAGCGTCTCAAGGAAGCCTTGGCCAAAAAAGCAGAGATGGACATTATCGGCTTCACCTACCAGCAGGAGCGAAGCTTTGATGCCATGGAGGAGGCGGCAGGCAATCCGGGCAATGCAGGCGTGGGCATGATGAATGCGGGGCTGGGGCTTGGCATGGGCTTTGGGCTGGCTGGACCTGCGGCTGAGATAGCCACCCGGATGACCCGGAGCATGTCCCTGGACGGCAGCACGGGCAGCCAGCCGGCACCTGCTGCTTCTAAATCCTGCCCGGCCTGTGGAACCCTTAATCCGGCAGATGCACGCTTCTGTACCGGCTGCGGCCGCAGTCTGCAATCCCCGCCGGCGGTGGAGGATAAGGTATGCCATAGCTGCGGTAAGGCGGTCATCCCAGGTGCCAAATTCTGTCCGCATTGTGGAGAGGGCCTGATCCTGAAGTGTACGGGCTGCGGGCATGAGCTGAAGCCCGGACAGAAATTCTGTCCAGAGTGCGGCACCAGAGCGGCTAACGGGTGA